A stretch of Chitinophaga caeni DNA encodes these proteins:
- a CDS encoding SusC/RagA family TonB-linked outer membrane protein, with amino-acid sequence MQKSPFCNQGFIPSRLLLPVRGVDEKRKTRTFRIPWKKSLLIMKLTGILLLAFCLQLSAKSIAQSVTYSGQNIPLKQIFSVIENQTGYMVSGNMELLRVSNPVTISVQSMPIENFLSLVFKNQPLNYHLVGKDIIISRKPYIPPTQAALKGRIADTLGNALPGATIRVKGKNTSTISDSEGNFTIDAVPGDVLQVSFVGFFKKEVKINSLAPMAIFLVPQSVNMAAVAITVNTGYQSIPRERATGSYAIIGADQLNNKLRPDLQAALEAQAPGLALTKDGRIEIRGVSTFNAETSPLIIVDGYPITGGLESINIDNVENVTVLKDAVAASIYGSRSSNGVIVITTKKGKSGTMSVGYRGSFGLIQKPDLSYLNRSSTADYIDAEAELYSQSSFLYQAQYAGYSYLSKVNYLLVAKDLGLMPATEVDAEIESMKQNDGLGQLQKYLFRNQLSQQHNISLSGGSDKNTTAATIKYVTNRGNTLYTENDRAIFDLRNDWKPHKNVTVKLFSNINYSTSKAPLRTIPSFLEYYSATMFHPYDLVVNPETGQYQDIFATNPAKINRYANMDGLKPMDYNPLEDLGNEITRTQNFQMRLGGSINVKLMEGLNIEGGGVWIRGNSVTKSISGKDSYRMRLAYNDGTSISNPSKHYIPDGDMVQEGRTLNQTYTIRGQLNFNRSFGKHQVMAIAGTEVTRDVWDNNTYPTRFGYDDQSGTFATFNYADYNAGIYNSDMLGTSKPQNPVNIGQYNYRDNRFVSWYANGSYEFDYRFLVSGSIRLDQTNFFGTNPDYRYKPLWSVGGTYKLSNEAFFNVPWITKLYLRSSYGINGNISLNSGPFLIISPGSFSNYTGDIAYNISSPPNNSLRWEKTSTNNYGIDASFFNNRLNVTADYYFRKSVDLLAPDMVDPTIGYTSLTKNVGQINNKGIELSINADILRDKEVGWNVLATYASNKNEVISYNVNYLYATSFLTSVNRENYPANAVFSYRNAGLDENGSPIYYNQKGDKVNGGAIGVDDLVYSGTLRPKNTFGLTNNLSYKSLQLSVMFVAKTGNVLRRTAFDGTNIQHKDVAKRWRQPGDEKTTIYPKLSAFSLDAFYFPFSDTFVESGDFLKLRDVTLAYNLPKKVIGKSFFKNASINFEARNLWMWTANSDHIDPEAIELIDPGSAQAELGFTPFRPMPEYYLGLRFQF; translated from the coding sequence ATGCAAAAATCACCTTTTTGCAACCAGGGATTTATTCCTTCAAGGTTGCTGCTACCAGTAAGGGGTGTAGATGAAAAACGGAAGACGAGAACCTTCCGCATTCCTTGGAAAAAATCGCTGTTGATTATGAAACTTACCGGTATCTTATTACTGGCTTTCTGCTTGCAATTATCAGCCAAATCTATTGCCCAGTCCGTAACATATTCCGGGCAAAATATACCGCTGAAGCAAATTTTCTCCGTCATCGAAAACCAAACCGGGTACATGGTTTCCGGCAACATGGAACTTTTAAGGGTATCCAATCCCGTTACCATCTCGGTACAATCAATGCCAATTGAAAACTTTTTATCACTCGTATTCAAAAACCAACCATTAAACTATCACCTCGTCGGGAAAGACATCATCATTTCCAGGAAACCTTATATCCCCCCCACGCAGGCTGCATTGAAAGGGAGAATCGCAGATACCTTGGGGAATGCATTACCCGGCGCTACTATCCGCGTAAAAGGAAAAAACACTTCTACGATATCTGATAGTGAAGGAAATTTCACGATTGATGCCGTTCCGGGTGATGTATTGCAGGTTTCCTTTGTCGGGTTCTTTAAGAAAGAAGTGAAAATCAACAGCCTTGCACCAATGGCCATATTCCTGGTGCCACAAAGTGTAAACATGGCTGCCGTTGCCATCACCGTTAATACCGGGTATCAATCCATCCCGCGGGAAAGGGCAACCGGCTCTTATGCTATCATCGGCGCAGATCAGTTAAACAATAAACTCCGGCCCGACCTGCAAGCGGCCCTAGAAGCGCAAGCCCCAGGTTTGGCGCTTACCAAGGACGGCAGGATTGAAATTCGCGGCGTGTCAACCTTCAACGCTGAAACCTCTCCGTTAATCATCGTTGATGGTTACCCTATTACAGGGGGGTTAGAATCGATCAATATTGATAACGTTGAGAATGTTACCGTTTTAAAAGATGCGGTGGCCGCCTCTATATACGGTTCACGATCATCTAACGGCGTTATAGTCATCACCACTAAAAAGGGAAAATCCGGTACCATGAGCGTGGGCTACCGCGGTTCTTTCGGGTTAATTCAAAAACCTGACCTCTCTTACCTGAACCGCTCTTCAACTGCCGATTATATCGATGCGGAGGCGGAACTGTACAGCCAAAGCTCCTTTTTGTACCAGGCGCAATACGCGGGCTATTCCTACCTTTCCAAGGTTAACTACCTTTTGGTAGCCAAGGACTTGGGTTTGATGCCTGCCACCGAGGTGGACGCAGAAATTGAATCGATGAAGCAAAATGATGGTTTAGGACAACTGCAAAAATACTTGTTCCGTAATCAATTATCACAACAACATAATATTTCACTTTCCGGCGGTAGTGATAAAAACACGACCGCCGCAACAATCAAATACGTTACCAACAGGGGTAATACTCTATATACAGAAAACGACAGGGCTATCTTTGATTTGAGAAATGATTGGAAACCGCATAAAAATGTAACGGTTAAACTATTCTCCAACATTAATTATAGCACCTCTAAGGCGCCCCTGCGTACGATACCCAGCTTCCTGGAATACTATTCTGCTACGATGTTTCATCCATACGATTTAGTAGTGAACCCGGAAACAGGCCAGTACCAAGATATTTTCGCAACAAACCCAGCCAAGATCAATCGCTATGCAAATATGGACGGGCTGAAACCAATGGATTATAATCCCTTGGAAGATCTAGGTAATGAAATCACCCGTACGCAAAATTTCCAGATGCGTCTTGGCGGTAGCATCAATGTTAAATTGATGGAAGGTTTGAATATTGAAGGTGGCGGTGTTTGGATCAGGGGAAATTCAGTGACAAAATCCATCTCCGGGAAAGATTCTTACCGGATGCGTTTAGCCTACAATGATGGCACCTCGATCTCGAACCCTTCAAAACATTACATCCCTGACGGCGATATGGTGCAAGAAGGAAGAACATTAAACCAAACATATACGATCCGCGGGCAATTGAATTTCAACCGCAGTTTTGGTAAACACCAGGTGATGGCCATCGCGGGAACGGAAGTGACCCGTGATGTTTGGGACAATAACACCTACCCTACCCGTTTCGGTTACGATGACCAATCCGGGACTTTCGCTACCTTCAATTATGCTGATTACAATGCCGGGATTTACAACTCCGACATGCTTGGCACCAGCAAACCCCAAAACCCGGTCAATATCGGCCAATACAATTACCGCGACAACCGCTTTGTATCCTGGTACGCCAATGGCTCTTACGAGTTCGATTACCGTTTCCTCGTTAGCGGTAGTATCCGCCTGGACCAGACCAACTTTTTTGGAACAAATCCGGATTACCGTTATAAACCGCTTTGGTCTGTCGGCGGCACCTACAAATTATCCAACGAAGCATTCTTCAATGTACCCTGGATTACTAAATTGTACTTGAGATCCTCTTATGGCATCAACGGGAATATTTCATTGAACTCCGGCCCATTTCTTATTATCAGCCCGGGTTCTTTCTCTAATTACACGGGAGATATTGCCTACAACATATCCTCTCCGCCAAACAATTCCTTGCGTTGGGAGAAAACATCGACTAATAACTACGGCATCGATGCGAGTTTCTTCAATAACAGGTTGAATGTAACAGCAGATTATTACTTCCGTAAAAGCGTGGACTTGTTGGCCCCGGATATGGTTGATCCAACGATCGGCTACACCTCTTTGACAAAAAATGTCGGCCAAATTAATAATAAGGGTATTGAACTCAGTATCAATGCCGACATATTGCGCGACAAGGAAGTGGGATGGAATGTGTTAGCAACCTATGCATCCAATAAGAACGAAGTTATTTCATATAATGTAAATTACCTGTATGCCACGAGTTTCTTGACATCCGTGAACCGCGAAAATTATCCTGCAAATGCCGTATTCAGCTACCGCAATGCAGGGTTGGATGAAAACGGGAGCCCTATTTATTACAATCAGAAAGGAGATAAAGTAAATGGCGGCGCCATCGGTGTAGATGACCTGGTATATAGCGGCACCTTAAGGCCGAAAAACACCTTTGGCTTGACCAATAACTTGAGTTATAAGAGCCTACAACTATCCGTAATGTTCGTAGCAAAAACTGGCAATGTTTTGAGAAGAACAGCTTTCGATGGAACGAATATCCAACATAAAGATGTTGCTAAACGCTGGCGGCAACCCGGGGATGAGAAAACGACTATTTACCCGAAGCTTTCCGCCTTCTCCCTGGATGCATTTTATTTTCCTTTCTCCGACACTTTTGTCGAAAGCGGCGATTTCTTGAAACTAAGAGATGTAACATTAGCATACAACTTACCTAAGAAAGTAATAGGAAAAAGCTTTTTCAAGAATGCAAGTATCAACTTCGAAGCAAGGAATCTCTGGATGTGGACTGCGAATAGCGATCATATAGACCCGGAAGCAATAGAGCTAATAGATCCGGGTTCCGCGCAGGCGGAGCTAGGTTTTACACCTTTCCGGCCCATGCCTGAATATTACCTAGGATTACGCTTCCAGTTTTAA
- a CDS encoding RagB/SusD family nutrient uptake outer membrane protein, protein MRKLIYSFIGGIVMFSSCEKFLDIKPKGKLIPGEIADYNHLLDNPDIVRFPFLNNNSESFLAYLTDNLEISEGMGKVYYKANNSPNIGNYYAYIFRAPYKNPNLPDYFWESGTYRSMKYFNNVIDGIKSLPDANTPEAKAVLSQAYAGRAWSYLNTTLVYGPMYHPGGDNSTKTIPYLTSSDVSKPVPGLSTQQEIFDYVLSDLHAALPNAPGVTNYPSRPNKAAVLSMLAYYHLFTQKYDSVFYYADAAWKLATKNGVDKVLYDYNQLSYSNPVNILSSAIVSPDNKIHLPNSREILFYRSSDLKAGRVSASYPSEEFIQLFDADHDLRYSYYLLTATGYKTTFSGITYDDGQRIQYYRGAYATGTSYPKFEMTCGFSYPEVLLMRAEANARLNKPGEAMADINLLRKYRLKTGSPDLAIPPSQEATIQLVLEERRRELPIGHIKRFLDLKRYGLETGKPWSKTIIEHRVGTEIYQGHVNSEDFIIPKSNNVLKLNPGWGIPLDERPF, encoded by the coding sequence ATGCGAAAATTAATATATAGCTTCATCGGCGGCATAGTGATGTTTTCCTCTTGCGAGAAATTCCTCGACATCAAACCCAAAGGGAAACTGATTCCAGGAGAAATCGCGGATTATAATCACTTGCTCGACAATCCAGATATCGTACGCTTTCCCTTTTTAAATAACAATTCGGAATCTTTCCTCGCCTACCTGACGGATAACTTGGAAATCTCGGAAGGAATGGGAAAAGTTTATTATAAAGCGAACAATTCACCGAACATCGGGAACTACTATGCTTACATCTTCAGGGCGCCGTACAAGAACCCGAATTTGCCAGATTATTTCTGGGAATCGGGCACCTACCGCTCTATGAAATATTTCAATAACGTCATCGATGGTATAAAATCTCTTCCGGATGCCAATACGCCCGAAGCGAAAGCAGTACTCTCCCAAGCGTATGCAGGCAGGGCATGGAGTTATCTGAATACAACCCTCGTCTATGGCCCTATGTATCATCCCGGCGGAGATAATAGCACGAAAACAATCCCTTACTTGACCAGCAGTGATGTAAGCAAACCGGTTCCGGGATTATCTACGCAGCAGGAGATTTTTGACTATGTTTTATCAGACTTACATGCGGCATTGCCGAACGCTCCCGGGGTAACCAATTACCCATCCCGCCCCAATAAAGCGGCAGTATTATCTATGCTCGCCTACTATCACCTTTTCACACAGAAATATGATAGTGTATTTTATTATGCAGATGCAGCATGGAAACTGGCAACAAAAAACGGTGTAGACAAGGTATTGTATGATTACAACCAGTTATCATATTCCAATCCCGTCAATATACTGAGTAGCGCGATCGTAAGTCCGGATAATAAAATCCATTTACCGAATAGCCGCGAGATACTGTTTTACAGGTCATCCGACCTAAAAGCAGGCAGGGTCAGCGCCTCTTATCCGTCGGAAGAATTTATTCAACTTTTCGACGCGGATCATGATCTCCGTTATTCATATTACTTGCTGACCGCAACCGGTTATAAAACGACCTTTAGCGGCATAACTTATGATGACGGGCAAAGAATCCAATATTACAGGGGCGCCTATGCAACGGGAACTTCTTATCCCAAGTTCGAGATGACCTGCGGCTTCAGCTACCCCGAAGTACTCCTGATGCGGGCAGAAGCAAACGCGCGGTTGAATAAGCCGGGTGAAGCCATGGCCGACATCAACCTGCTCCGTAAGTACAGGCTAAAAACCGGGAGCCCAGATTTAGCCATTCCACCTTCCCAAGAAGCAACCATCCAACTCGTGTTGGAAGAAAGGAGAAGGGAACTTCCTATCGGCCATATAAAACGTTTCCTGGACCTGAAGAGATATGGCCTGGAAACCGGGAAACCCTGGTCTAAAACCATCATAGAACACCGGGTAGGTACAGAAATATACCAAGGACATGTAAATTCCGAAGATTTTATCATCCCTAAATCAAATAATGTCTTGAAACTAAATCCAGGTTGGGGTATCCCGCTGGATGAACGTCCTTTCTAA
- a CDS encoding TlpA disulfide reductase family protein, whose translation MRKLLLAGIATGLLCLTNISSDAQGKFSITGKLKEPGNATKVHLSYSDQKKYIVDSAEIVNGTFRFSGTLHHPVRATIVLNHGASSSGSTHRDMTNIYIEPGNIELAVDDSIKHVKVKGSKSQQLYESFTAGFRKHKIERDSYASIKGTTEEQFVTKFIKQHPDSYLSLQTIQTYLFPIPVESELLDEMYQSLSPKLKNSEEGKEVGKLIRQIVATSVGKMAPNFALKDTAGNMVSLTDFRGQYILVDFWASWCHPCRDENPNLLEAYKKYRAKNFNILGITYDINEKNWLKAIHEDGLLWPQVIDSRDKEKAAGTIYSVQAIPQNFLVDPSGKIIAKNLRGKALEAVLSKIL comes from the coding sequence ATGAGAAAATTACTCCTCGCAGGTATCGCTACGGGATTACTCTGCCTTACCAATATCAGCTCGGATGCGCAAGGGAAATTTAGCATTACCGGGAAATTGAAAGAGCCGGGAAATGCAACGAAAGTCCATTTAAGTTATTCAGATCAAAAAAAATACATAGTCGATTCTGCGGAAATTGTAAATGGAACATTCAGGTTCAGCGGCACCTTGCATCACCCCGTGAGAGCCACCATTGTACTGAATCACGGAGCAAGCAGCTCCGGGAGTACCCATAGGGATATGACTAATATTTATATTGAACCCGGCAACATAGAGTTGGCAGTAGATGATTCCATCAAACACGTAAAAGTGAAAGGTTCTAAATCGCAGCAATTATACGAGTCATTCACGGCAGGCTTCCGGAAGCATAAAATTGAGAGAGATAGTTATGCTTCCATCAAGGGAACTACGGAAGAACAATTTGTTACCAAGTTCATCAAACAACACCCGGATAGCTACCTTTCTTTGCAAACGATTCAGACGTACCTGTTCCCGATCCCGGTAGAAAGTGAACTACTCGATGAAATGTATCAATCCTTGTCCCCTAAGCTGAAAAATTCAGAAGAAGGTAAAGAAGTTGGTAAATTGATCCGTCAAATCGTTGCGACTTCCGTTGGTAAAATGGCGCCCAATTTCGCTCTAAAAGATACCGCGGGAAACATGGTTTCGTTAACCGATTTCAGGGGACAATATATCCTGGTTGATTTTTGGGCAAGCTGGTGCCATCCTTGCCGCGACGAAAACCCCAACCTGCTTGAGGCCTATAAAAAATACCGTGCTAAGAATTTTAATATTCTTGGAATAACATATGATATCAATGAAAAAAACTGGCTGAAAGCGATACATGAAGACGGCCTACTATGGCCCCAAGTAATCGATAGTAGGGACAAAGAAAAAGCGGCGGGAACGATTTATAGCGTACAGGCAATACCGCAGAACTTCCTGGTTGATCCAAGCGGTAAAATCATTGCCAAAAATTTACGCGGCAAGGCATTGGAAGCTGTATTATCAAAAATACTTTAA
- a CDS encoding DUF1572 domain-containing protein, translating into MLTKQLAKHFRDVHFGGNWTSVNLKDSLAGIDVAMATRKVNDLNAIAVLVFHIHYYIVAIKGVLEGKPLDAHDRYSFDLKPLESEGEWQSLIQKSLDDAGQLAHLIENLDEEMLHKDFVDPKYGNYLRNILGLTEHCHYHLGQIVIIKKLLNKA; encoded by the coding sequence ATGTTGACCAAACAACTTGCAAAACATTTTCGTGATGTTCATTTCGGCGGGAATTGGACCAGTGTGAACTTAAAAGATAGCCTCGCGGGTATCGATGTGGCAATGGCTACCCGTAAAGTAAATGATCTCAATGCAATTGCTGTATTGGTGTTTCATATTCATTATTACATCGTTGCCATTAAAGGCGTTTTGGAAGGAAAACCACTGGATGCACATGACCGGTATAGTTTTGATTTAAAACCTTTGGAATCGGAAGGGGAATGGCAGTCGTTGATTCAAAAATCCTTGGATGATGCCGGGCAGCTTGCCCATTTAATCGAAAATCTGGATGAAGAAATGCTGCACAAGGATTTTGTAGATCCTAAATATGGAAATTACTTGAGGAATATTCTGGGTTTAACAGAACATTGCCATTACCACCTCGGTCAAATAGTAATCATAAAGAAATTGCTCAACAAGGCGTAA
- a CDS encoding alpha/beta hydrolase family protein codes for MMKIWIIAALSLMILPVYAQQSRKVYFNNNDTIRFGATYTIPAGKSSYPAIILVSGTGKQDRDGTMAGHKMFKYLADSLSAAGFAVLRMDDRGVGETNGIYELATTEDFANDALAALGYLQRQPGVSKVGLLGHSEGGAAVMIAAAKDDRVAFVITLAGLATPGLEALRLQNKAIIDAAPISDYDKNRHWTINSMMFDTVYHYAGKPGLEQKLRDTYAQWKHKDDSAFAKDRPGEHDHMRFFIESYARQATGAWYQFHIKFDPARYLHEIKVPFFAMNGDKDIMVPAHPNLDNIREMLNEGGNYQVKTVLVPSMNHLMLHCDTCTNAELTKLHGDFDLAAWRSLKEWLVTHIL; via the coding sequence ATGATGAAAATATGGATCATTGCGGCCCTTAGTTTGATGATTTTGCCTGTATACGCACAGCAATCCCGGAAGGTTTATTTTAATAATAATGATACGATCCGCTTCGGTGCAACGTATACTATACCGGCTGGAAAATCGAGCTACCCGGCTATCATCCTGGTGTCTGGCACCGGGAAGCAGGATAGGGATGGTACGATGGCCGGGCACAAGATGTTTAAATACTTAGCCGATTCTTTATCCGCGGCTGGTTTTGCAGTGCTAAGAATGGATGACAGGGGCGTAGGTGAAACGAATGGTATTTACGAGCTGGCTACCACCGAAGATTTCGCGAACGATGCTTTGGCTGCATTAGGTTATCTGCAAAGACAGCCCGGGGTTTCGAAAGTTGGCTTGCTGGGCCATAGTGAAGGTGGAGCTGCGGTAATGATCGCGGCGGCTAAAGATGATAGGGTGGCCTTTGTAATAACTTTGGCGGGATTAGCTACGCCGGGTTTAGAAGCATTACGTTTGCAAAATAAAGCGATTATCGATGCCGCGCCGATATCTGATTATGATAAGAACCGACATTGGACGATCAACAGCATGATGTTCGATACCGTTTATCATTACGCGGGGAAACCGGGGTTGGAGCAGAAATTAAGGGATACATATGCACAATGGAAACATAAAGATGACAGCGCTTTTGCTAAAGATCGTCCCGGTGAACATGATCATATGCGTTTCTTTATTGAGTCTTACGCCAGGCAGGCCACGGGCGCTTGGTACCAGTTTCATATTAAGTTCGATCCTGCCCGCTATTTACACGAGATCAAAGTACCCTTTTTCGCAATGAATGGCGATAAGGATATTATGGTTCCTGCGCATCCTAACCTCGATAATATACGGGAAATGCTAAACGAGGGGGGTAACTACCAAGTAAAAACAGTCCTGGTACCCAGTATGAATCATTTGATGTTACACTGTGATACTTGCACAAATGCCGAGCTTACAAAATTGCACGGCGATTTTGATCTTGCTGCCTGGCGTTCGTTAAAAGAATGGCTTGTAACCCATATCTTATAA
- a CDS encoding TlpA family protein disulfide reductase, with the protein MKLIWKALGLIPLLCSLQSIAQQNLKFYPEVPVNGKECMLLYKAEGTVLEGKAPVSGIMWYYKDKAWDAIDINMSLSDSGWVGKVDIPKNAVFAAFNFNSGKVIDNCGKQPYAIFIRSDEGREAPGSYAAWGMLKSKVTAGMVPQVINDSAYITDEVALFWMNNELKYFPASRRDIFYPAMMILKHSGAQRADTIIRREIAFMSNLKDLTEMEWRKISKAYRELLHESGRADSVDRAIVNKFPGGITARDQAIYSLFRADVSKKISLWKTFQQQFPLKKFQNVNTDISNSYYEKVFRGIVYQELKEHNWNLSVLDEYIDVAPFTSLTEFHRLLIINAIEHDQANFDSAFDYSVKLVKAIEAYKYKRIGQHSNFYSPEQWENEILKFAAPAFLGHASLLHRKGMDKDALAWILKVKDQPLAEQSKFMDLYAQLLEANGKHDDAMQVALMAAKMNKAAPAMIDLLKQDYIKKHNNSDGFDAYFNSLKDSKELNAELEALRQELIHTPAPDFQLEKLTGGKVKLSKLKGKVVVIDFWATWCGPCKEALPGMQMAVNRFKDDKDVVFLFIATQETKADYKEQIKKFLAAKNYNIDVLLDGKNPATGKLDAAFSKYQSILKFSGIPAKLIIDQDGVVRWKGIGYHGSPSALADEMAYLIKTVKENK; encoded by the coding sequence ATGAAACTTATTTGGAAAGCTTTAGGGCTGATACCGCTGCTTTGTAGCTTGCAAAGTATAGCCCAGCAAAATTTAAAATTCTATCCCGAAGTGCCGGTGAACGGCAAGGAATGTATGCTCCTTTACAAAGCTGAAGGTACCGTGCTCGAAGGGAAAGCCCCGGTTAGTGGTATCATGTGGTATTATAAAGATAAGGCCTGGGATGCCATCGATATTAATATGAGCTTATCCGATTCCGGTTGGGTTGGTAAGGTTGATATACCTAAAAATGCAGTTTTTGCCGCTTTTAATTTCAATTCGGGTAAGGTAATCGATAATTGCGGGAAACAGCCTTACGCGATCTTTATCCGGTCGGATGAGGGGCGGGAAGCGCCCGGTTCATACGCCGCTTGGGGAATGCTAAAAAGCAAGGTTACTGCCGGGATGGTTCCGCAGGTAATCAACGATTCCGCTTATATAACCGATGAAGTTGCGCTGTTTTGGATGAATAATGAGCTGAAATATTTTCCCGCCAGCCGTAGGGATATATTTTATCCTGCCATGATGATTCTGAAGCATTCAGGTGCGCAGAGAGCGGATACAATTATTAGGAGGGAAATCGCATTTATGAGCAACCTCAAGGATTTAACAGAAATGGAATGGAGGAAGATTAGTAAAGCCTACCGTGAATTACTACATGAAAGCGGACGGGCGGATTCGGTTGATCGGGCTATTGTAAATAAATTTCCGGGTGGTATTACCGCGAGGGATCAAGCCATTTACAGCTTATTCAGGGCAGATGTTTCAAAGAAAATATCGTTATGGAAAACGTTTCAGCAACAGTTCCCTTTGAAAAAATTCCAAAATGTAAATACGGATATCAGCAATTCGTATTATGAAAAAGTATTCCGAGGTATTGTTTACCAAGAATTAAAGGAACATAATTGGAATCTATCGGTGCTTGATGAATATATTGATGTAGCTCCTTTTACTAGCCTAACGGAATTTCATCGCCTGCTGATCATAAATGCTATCGAACATGACCAAGCTAATTTTGATTCTGCCTTCGACTACTCCGTAAAATTGGTAAAAGCTATCGAAGCTTATAAGTATAAGAGGATTGGCCAGCATAGCAATTTTTATTCCCCCGAACAATGGGAGAATGAAATTCTCAAATTTGCGGCGCCTGCCTTCCTGGGGCATGCATCGTTATTACACCGTAAAGGTATGGATAAGGATGCCCTGGCCTGGATCTTGAAAGTAAAAGATCAACCGCTGGCAGAACAGTCGAAATTCATGGATTTATACGCACAATTGTTAGAAGCTAACGGCAAACATGATGATGCGATGCAAGTTGCCTTGATGGCTGCCAAGATGAATAAAGCCGCCCCCGCTATGATCGATCTTCTAAAACAAGATTATATCAAAAAGCATAATAACAGTGATGGCTTTGATGCATATTTCAATTCTTTAAAAGATAGTAAGGAGCTTAATGCAGAGCTTGAGGCTTTAAGGCAAGAATTGATACATACACCTGCGCCGGACTTTCAACTGGAAAAATTGACCGGGGGAAAAGTGAAGCTCTCTAAGTTGAAAGGAAAGGTCGTGGTGATTGATTTCTGGGCTACCTGGTGCGGTCCCTGCAAAGAGGCCTTACCCGGTATGCAAATGGCTGTAAACCGCTTCAAAGATGATAAAGATGTGGTTTTCTTATTTATCGCGACCCAAGAAACGAAGGCCGATTATAAAGAACAGATCAAAAAATTCTTAGCCGCGAAAAATTATAATATCGATGTCTTGCTGGATGGGAAAAATCCTGCAACCGGAAAGTTAGATGCCGCCTTTAGTAAATACCAAAGTATATTAAAATTCTCGGGTATACCTGCAAAACTGATCATCGACCAGGATGGCGTTGTACGCTGGAAAGGTATCGGCTATCACGGTAGTCCCAGCGCTTTGGCTGATGAAATGGCATACTTGATTAAAACGGTGAAAGAAAACAAATGA